The Virgibacillus dokdonensis genome includes a window with the following:
- a CDS encoding EamA family transporter, with protein MNYILLVINILLLVSGQMLWKAGMSQIGEITLGSIWQVVKSPYIIGGGIIYVFATGLWLFILSRMPFSIAYPFQSLAYVIGVVIGYFIFKEVVTPTQWIGAIIIVFGVYLIAR; from the coding sequence ATGAATTATATATTGTTAGTCATTAATATATTATTATTAGTAAGTGGACAGATGCTATGGAAAGCGGGTATGTCGCAGATAGGAGAAATTACTTTAGGAAGTATATGGCAAGTTGTTAAGTCTCCGTACATCATCGGCGGAGGAATTATTTATGTATTTGCTACAGGACTATGGCTTTTTATTCTTTCGAGAATGCCTTTTAGTATAGCGTATCCATTTCAGAGTTTAGCGTATGTCATCGGTGTAGTAATTGGATATTTTATTTTTAAGGAAGTTGTTACCCCTACACAATGGATTGGAGCAATAATTATTGTGTTTGGAGTTTATTTAATTGCGAGGTAA
- a CDS encoding DUF2304 domain-containing protein, which produces MDITVFSFIIVCIFFVIVIEAVRRGIFETKDSLIWIFTCIVLGVLSLSPGFLNFLAKLLGIAYAPSLLFLFGLLCTIIMIFDLTKRISKLNNKVILLTQELSLLKQDYQKHKHLTKTDRQRQRKENV; this is translated from the coding sequence ATGGATATTACAGTATTTAGTTTTATTATCGTTTGTATTTTCTTTGTAATAGTAATTGAAGCTGTAAGAAGGGGGATTTTTGAAACAAAAGATTCACTTATTTGGATTTTTACATGCATTGTTCTAGGAGTATTGAGTCTCTCACCAGGATTTTTAAACTTTTTAGCAAAGCTCTTGGGAATTGCATATGCACCTAGTTTACTTTTTTTATTTGGCTTACTATGTACCATCATTATGATTTTCGACTTGACGAAGCGAATATCCAAATTAAATAATAAAGTTATCCTTCTAACACAAGAGCTATCTTTACTGAAACAGGATTATCAGAAACATAAACATTTAACTAAAACAGATAGACAGAGGCAGAGGAAAGAAAACGTATGA
- a CDS encoding glycosyltransferase family 2 protein, whose protein sequence is MNLENIPKTLIIVPAYNEQESIGKTLTSLMEMKKKIGNLEVCVVNDGSTDKTEDIVNMFDVVQLTLSQNLGIGGAVQTGYKYAFNEGFEIAVQFDADGQHKTSDLFQLVAPIIKNEADMVIGSRFLQRTDYKGSKLRRVGIYYFYLILKLLTKKSYTDPTSGYRAINAHVIELFANNYPKDYPEPEVLMHLTRKRMRIQEVTANMQDRQGGESSITPWKSVYYMGKVTLSILMQSIVKE, encoded by the coding sequence TTGAACTTAGAAAACATTCCTAAAACCCTTATTATCGTTCCTGCTTATAATGAACAAGAAAGTATTGGAAAAACTTTAACTAGTTTAATGGAAATGAAGAAAAAAATAGGAAATTTAGAAGTATGTGTTGTTAATGATGGTTCAACAGATAAAACAGAAGATATTGTAAACATGTTTGACGTAGTTCAACTTACACTTTCACAAAATTTAGGAATTGGTGGGGCAGTTCAAACAGGTTATAAGTATGCTTTTAACGAAGGATTTGAAATAGCAGTGCAGTTTGATGCAGATGGACAGCATAAAACAAGCGATTTGTTTCAATTGGTAGCACCAATAATAAAAAATGAAGCGGATATGGTTATAGGTTCTAGGTTTTTGCAGAGAACGGATTATAAAGGAAGTAAACTCAGAAGAGTTGGAATCTATTATTTTTATCTCATTTTAAAGTTATTAACAAAAAAAAGCTATACGGATCCTACCTCAGGTTATCGAGCTATAAATGCTCATGTAATTGAATTGTTTGCCAATAATTATCCAAAAGACTATCCAGAGCCTGAGGTATTGATGCATTTAACTAGAAAAAGGATGCGAATACAAGAAGTTACAGCAAATATGCAGGATAGGCAAGGAGGGGAGTCTTCTATCACCCCTTGGAAAAGCGTTTATTACATGGGAAAAGTTACCCTTTCCATACTAATGCAATCAATAGTTAAGGAGTAA
- a CDS encoding acyltransferase, translating into MVIAVNNLKKKSLDEVQLARAFAIFAVLIVHSSSSGVTTIEHDSILFPIYNFFNIAGKLGTPTFIMLSSFVLFYNYYPRKIDTGLIKRFYVKRLKFILIPYVLFSAIYFVIKMYVYYDYPSISYAIQRFLFLLALGKAHTHLYFVFISVQFYLLFPLLLLAFKQFSFLRKYAVLIGLIAQWVWVVLNDVYFHIPWKGSVSFSYLSFYFIGAYLGMYYTDIKNKFKRPLFKDQIIILLSVGYGVILILYTGYMYLARTNVFSNVANNLHPLVAKYLGEFTWATHALFAGLLLFYIAHIANKSVKPRVKLFLMEIGATSFGIYLIHPLFLMLFRYLVNGGSPIVYNSWQIFSFVCVTFLSWFVVRLVFRLFPHYWLLFGKMEQPHLFFKNMKEGDELELRKHS; encoded by the coding sequence ATGGTGATAGCAGTGAATAATTTAAAGAAAAAATCATTGGATGAGGTACAATTAGCAAGAGCTTTTGCGATCTTTGCTGTTCTAATTGTTCATTCTTCATCAAGTGGCGTAACAACTATAGAACATGATTCCATCCTTTTTCCAATATACAACTTTTTTAATATAGCGGGAAAGTTAGGAACACCAACTTTTATTATGTTAAGTAGTTTTGTTCTATTTTATAACTATTATCCAAGAAAAATAGATACAGGATTAATAAAGCGTTTTTATGTTAAACGATTAAAATTTATTTTAATTCCATACGTTCTATTTTCAGCAATATATTTCGTAATTAAGATGTATGTTTATTATGATTACCCTAGTATATCTTATGCCATCCAACGGTTTTTATTTTTATTAGCCTTAGGCAAGGCGCATACACATTTATATTTTGTTTTTATTAGTGTTCAGTTTTATTTATTATTCCCGTTGTTGTTATTAGCGTTTAAGCAGTTTTCATTTTTGAGAAAGTATGCTGTTTTAATTGGTTTAATTGCACAATGGGTATGGGTTGTGCTGAACGACGTATATTTTCATATCCCATGGAAAGGGTCGGTGTCTTTTTCTTATTTATCCTTCTACTTTATTGGAGCGTATCTGGGAATGTACTATACAGATATAAAAAATAAATTTAAGCGACCATTGTTTAAAGATCAAATCATTATTCTGTTAAGCGTAGGATATGGTGTGATTTTAATTCTTTATACAGGATATATGTATTTGGCAAGAACGAACGTGTTTTCAAATGTAGCTAATAATCTTCATCCGCTCGTCGCTAAATATCTAGGGGAGTTTACATGGGCAACACATGCTTTATTTGCAGGATTGTTATTATTTTATATAGCGCATATTGCGAATAAATCTGTTAAACCAAGGGTAAAATTATTTTTAATGGAGATTGGTGCAACCTCATTTGGGATCTACCTAATCCACCCATTATTTTTAATGTTATTTCGGTATTTAGTTAATGGTGGTTCACCAATTGTATATAATAGCTGGCAAATTTTTTCATTTGTATGTGTCACATTTTTGAGTTGGTTCGTGGTTCGTTTGGTCTTCAGATTGTTCCCGCACTATTGGTTGCTTTTTGGGAAAATGGAACAGCCACATTTATTCTTTAAAAACATGAAGGAAGGTGATGAACTTGAACTTAGAAAACATTCCTAA
- a CDS encoding glycosyltransferase family 4 protein: MIYIGAMMCFLTVIILTPLVKRLAIKVGATDEPNNRKVHEKIMPRLGGLAIYVGFLLGFLIFIPETIHYWPIMLGATVIVFVGILDDLFQKSAKFKFIMQIIAAVVPVVSGFKIDFITLPFTDRIEFGFFAVPITILWIVAITNAINLIDGLDGLAAGIAAIAFLTISGLAVSMGNLPIALISLMMFGSTVGFLLFNFYPAKIFMGDTGSLFLGYMISVIAVTGLFKNVALFSLLVPIIILAIPILDTVFAVIRRIIHKKPISAPDKFHLHHCILKLGFTHKQTVILIYGMSILFSLAGIVLNRSEMWSSIIILILVLIIVELLVELTGIISESYRPLLRWLRVEKIKSR, encoded by the coding sequence ATGATTTATATTGGGGCTATGATGTGCTTTTTAACAGTGATTATTTTAACTCCACTGGTAAAAAGATTAGCTATAAAGGTTGGCGCAACAGATGAACCAAATAATCGAAAAGTACACGAAAAAATAATGCCTAGATTAGGTGGACTGGCCATCTATGTTGGCTTTTTATTAGGGTTTTTAATTTTTATACCAGAAACGATTCATTATTGGCCTATTATGTTAGGTGCAACTGTTATTGTATTTGTTGGAATTTTGGACGATCTATTTCAAAAGTCTGCAAAATTTAAATTTATTATGCAAATCATTGCTGCTGTTGTTCCAGTTGTAAGTGGTTTTAAAATAGACTTTATTACATTGCCGTTTACTGATCGAATTGAATTTGGTTTTTTTGCTGTGCCAATAACAATTCTTTGGATTGTCGCAATTACAAATGCAATTAATTTAATTGATGGTTTAGATGGTCTAGCAGCTGGTATTGCAGCTATTGCTTTTTTAACAATTTCCGGCTTAGCTGTTTCAATGGGAAATCTGCCTATTGCGTTAATTTCACTTATGATGTTTGGCAGTACAGTAGGTTTTCTTCTATTTAATTTTTATCCCGCAAAAATATTTATGGGCGATACTGGATCTTTATTTTTAGGATATATGATCAGTGTTATTGCAGTTACCGGTCTATTTAAAAATGTCGCTTTGTTTTCACTTTTGGTTCCCATAATTATTTTGGCAATTCCTATTTTAGATACTGTATTTGCGGTTATTCGTCGGATAATACACAAAAAGCCAATATCCGCACCAGACAAATTCCATTTGCACCATTGTATTCTTAAACTTGGATTTACACATAAACAGACCGTTATTTTAATATATGGAATGAGTATATTATTTAGCCTAGCTGGAATAGTTCTAAATCGTTCAGAAATGTGGAGTTCTATTATTATTTTAATATTAGTATTAATAATAGTCGAGTTACTCGTTGAATTAACTGGAATAATCAGCGAAAGTTACCGCCCGTTATTAAGATGGTTAAGAGTAGAGAAAATAAAGTCAAGGTAA
- a CDS encoding glycerophosphodiester phosphodiesterase, with product MSIRAIGHRGYPAKYPENTITSFHAAIELGVTHIELDVHLSKDGIPVVMHDYKIDRMTDGSGEIRHYTLDELKEFKVQGKESIPTLEEVLHLAKNKVTVSIEMKNTKLYDSFEEKVFQVIQQTEMIEQVYVISFNHHALMNLRQLSKNIKVGPLVNKMKRSHFRLINKLNAEYLAVKHDGIKNKYVRKLDELGIQVVVWTVNNIEQMQRFSEYPSVLITTDELEKYKKFKSDFSNIAEYKEVIV from the coding sequence ATGTCTATTAGAGCTATAGGGCACAGGGGATATCCAGCTAAATACCCAGAGAATACAATCACTTCATTTCATGCAGCTATTGAACTAGGGGTTACACATATAGAACTGGATGTACATCTAAGTAAAGATGGTATTCCTGTTGTGATGCATGACTATAAAATAGACCGGATGACAGATGGAAGTGGGGAAATTAGACATTATACTTTGGATGAGTTGAAGGAATTCAAAGTACAAGGAAAAGAAAGTATCCCTACACTAGAAGAAGTACTTCATTTAGCTAAGAACAAAGTTACGGTGTCCATTGAGATGAAAAACACAAAGTTATACGACTCCTTTGAAGAGAAGGTATTTCAAGTAATACAACAAACAGAGATGATTGAGCAAGTTTATGTTATTTCATTTAATCATCATGCGCTAATGAATTTGAGGCAATTGTCAAAAAATATAAAAGTTGGTCCTTTAGTAAATAAGATGAAACGATCCCATTTCAGACTTATTAATAAACTAAATGCTGAATACTTGGCAGTTAAGCATGATGGGATAAAAAATAAATACGTTAGAAAGTTGGATGAACTTGGAATTCAGGTTGTTGTTTGGACTGTGAATAATATTGAACAAATGCAACGATTTAGTGAATATCCATCTGTTCTTATCACAACAGATGAATTAGAAAAATACAAAAAATTCAAAAGTGATTTTAGTAATATAGCAGAATATAAGGAAGTTATTGTATAA
- the ltrA gene encoding group II intron reverse transcriptase/maturase, with protein sequence MRQLQKTGESGYRQRDSVEHEGYVEAHSGLHGEKNNQNGVSNLFERILSRNNLNQAYLQVVRNKGAAGVDGMTCDQLLPYLKEHKEELLLQLYQEKYKPQPVLRVEIPKPDGGKRKLGIPTVIDRMLQQAINQVLQPIFEPKFSDNSFGFRPKRSAHQAIIRAKSYYEQGYKYVVDLDMKSYFDTVNHDKLMYFVEKQIDDKRVLRLVRQYLLSGIMINGIFEKSEEGTPQGGNLSPLLSNIYLNELDQRLEKRGHRFVRYADDCNIYVKSRRAGYRVMDNITNFLEKDLSLTVNREKSAVGSPLKRKFLGFCLLATKKGVKIRPHNKAKVTVKRKLKRITKRNRGRHLEVILKEIQQLMTGWINYYGIGEMKGFIKNLNGWLKRRIRQYLWKQWKNPRTKRKNLIRLGIDKHKAYEWSNTRKGYWVISSSYVLHRSLTDKELASRGYKDIALQYQFVHSNY encoded by the coding sequence GTGCGACAACTGCAGAAAACAGGAGAATCTGGCTATCGGCAGAGAGATAGTGTGGAACATGAAGGGTATGTCGAAGCGCATAGTGGCTTACATGGTGAAAAGAACAATCAAAATGGTGTATCCAATCTGTTTGAAAGAATCCTGTCAAGGAACAATCTCAATCAAGCTTACCTTCAAGTCGTCAGAAATAAGGGGGCAGCCGGTGTAGACGGTATGACGTGCGACCAACTACTTCCATACTTGAAGGAACATAAAGAGGAACTATTACTCCAGTTATATCAAGAAAAATACAAACCGCAACCCGTCCTGCGGGTTGAAATCCCGAAACCAGACGGTGGAAAGAGAAAACTGGGGATTCCGACAGTCATCGACCGGATGCTTCAACAAGCGATTAACCAAGTGCTCCAACCAATATTTGAACCAAAGTTCTCCGATAATAGTTTTGGGTTTCGTCCAAAACGTAGTGCACATCAAGCCATCATACGGGCAAAGTCATACTACGAACAAGGGTACAAATATGTGGTGGATTTGGATATGAAATCCTACTTCGATACGGTAAATCATGACAAACTGATGTATTTCGTGGAAAAACAGATAGATGATAAGCGCGTGCTTCGCTTGGTAAGACAGTATTTATTGAGTGGAATTATGATAAACGGTATCTTTGAGAAATCGGAAGAAGGAACGCCGCAAGGTGGAAACTTATCGCCGTTACTCAGTAATATTTATCTGAATGAATTAGACCAACGATTAGAAAAGCGTGGTCACAGATTCGTCCGCTATGCGGACGACTGTAATATCTATGTGAAAAGCAGGAGAGCAGGATATCGGGTAATGGATAATATAACGAACTTTCTTGAGAAGGATCTGAGTTTAACTGTTAACCGAGAAAAGAGTGCGGTTGGAAGTCCTTTGAAACGTAAGTTTCTTGGCTTCTGCTTATTAGCTACGAAGAAGGGTGTCAAAATTCGTCCGCATAATAAAGCGAAAGTGACCGTCAAAAGGAAACTCAAGCGGATCACCAAACGCAATCGTGGACGACATCTCGAAGTGATTCTTAAAGAAATCCAACAACTTATGACAGGTTGGATAAACTACTATGGCATAGGGGAAATGAAAGGATTTATAAAGAATCTCAATGGATGGTTGAAGCGAAGAATTAGACAATATCTCTGGAAGCAGTGGAAAAACCCACGCACAAAAAGGAAAAATCTAATTCGCTTAGGTATCGATAAACATAAAGCTTATGAATGGTCGAATACAAGAAAGGGCTACTGGGTTATATCCAGTAGTTATGTACTCCATCGTTCATTAACAGATAAAGAACTGGCATCGAGAGGATATAAAGACATCGCTCTACAATACCAGTTCGTACACTCAAACTATTGA
- a CDS encoding APC family permease: MEERTTLKKSLKAHWVWAIALGSSIGWGAFVQPTTWMETAGPLGVIIGLSIGAILMMLIAVSYGFLIKSFPVTGGEFAYAFISLGRTHAFISGWFLTLGYICIVALNASAFALMFKFVFPTLIENFPLYQIAGWDVYGMEIIIASVALGTFGYFNIRGTGISGRMQFLFCSVMIASILMITWMVGAQPGTGLSSVQPYFPSDTTAWAAIISIVAIAPWAYVGFDNVPQAAEEFHFSSKKAFSLIIMAIFFAAVLYSLMILATAMTQPWEGLVAEDHVWGTGAAIQELLGTIGLVLLVTALTMGVFTGLNGFIISSSRLLFAMSRAKIIPASFSKLHPKYKTPYIGIIFTVVVSAFAPWFGREALLWVVDMSSIGVTIAYFYTCYTAFTLFKTKKTVAFNPKKHIVSPFKKTISGVGMLASLIFLALLLIPGSPAFLGIESQIALVVWIVLGIGFYLVKRGEFNKIPKEELNYLILGSKEIEAENRHI, translated from the coding sequence ATGGAAGAAAGAACGACGCTGAAGAAATCTTTAAAGGCTCACTGGGTATGGGCGATCGCTTTAGGTTCATCAATTGGTTGGGGTGCATTCGTTCAACCGACCACATGGATGGAAACAGCAGGTCCACTAGGGGTCATTATCGGTTTGAGTATTGGAGCAATATTAATGATGCTCATTGCAGTAAGTTATGGTTTCTTAATTAAAAGCTTCCCGGTAACAGGCGGAGAATTTGCCTATGCTTTTATAAGTTTAGGTCGGACACATGCATTTATTAGTGGATGGTTTTTAACGTTAGGATATATTTGCATTGTAGCGTTAAATGCATCTGCCTTTGCTTTAATGTTTAAATTTGTGTTTCCCACATTGATTGAAAACTTTCCACTTTATCAAATAGCTGGTTGGGACGTTTATGGAATGGAAATTATTATTGCTTCCGTTGCTTTAGGGACATTTGGTTATTTTAATATTCGAGGGACAGGCATTTCTGGTCGCATGCAATTTTTATTTTGCAGTGTGATGATTGCTAGTATCTTAATGATTACATGGATGGTTGGGGCACAGCCGGGAACAGGTCTTTCCAGTGTACAACCTTACTTTCCTTCTGACACAACTGCTTGGGCTGCTATTATATCTATCGTAGCCATTGCTCCTTGGGCGTATGTTGGCTTTGACAATGTACCACAAGCAGCCGAAGAATTTCATTTCTCATCTAAAAAAGCATTTTCCTTAATTATTATGGCGATCTTTTTTGCAGCTGTCTTGTACAGTTTAATGATTTTAGCCACTGCTATGACACAGCCATGGGAAGGCTTAGTCGCAGAGGATCATGTATGGGGAACAGGAGCAGCCATTCAAGAATTGCTTGGCACCATTGGCTTAGTGCTCTTAGTAACGGCATTAACGATGGGAGTATTTACGGGGTTGAACGGGTTTATTATTTCTTCAAGCCGTCTACTATTTGCAATGTCACGAGCTAAAATAATACCTGCCAGCTTTTCAAAACTGCATCCAAAATATAAAACTCCCTACATTGGGATCATCTTTACTGTCGTCGTTTCTGCATTTGCTCCATGGTTTGGAAGAGAAGCACTATTATGGGTCGTCGACATGTCTTCTATAGGTGTAACCATTGCTTATTTTTATACTTGTTACACGGCGTTTACATTATTTAAAACAAAGAAAACAGTCGCATTCAATCCGAAGAAACATATCGTTTCTCCATTTAAGAAAACCATTTCAGGTGTTGGGATGCTAGCTAGCTTAATCTTTTTAGCATTATTATTAATACCTGGATCACCGGCTTTTCTCGGTATAGAATCTCAAATTGCCTTGGTCGTGTGGATTGTGCTAGGTATTGGCTTTTATTTGGTGAAACGTGGAGAGTTTAATAAGATTCCAAAAGAGGAGTTAAATTACTTAATATTAGGATCGAAAGAGATTGAGGCGGAGAATCGCCATATATAA
- a CDS encoding DUF1572 family protein, protein MTLGDEYIRIIKQRFVQIKEQGEGAFQQLNESDIHWTLNEASNSIAVIVKHLRGNMLSRWTDFLTTDGEKSNRHRDQEFINTVDSKQHMLTLWNEGWSVLFAALEQLTAADLKKNVRIREQPILVLDAIERQLAHYASHVGQIMLIGKQRKGNEWKSLSIPKGKSEEHLKEMKQKYNK, encoded by the coding sequence ATGACTTTAGGGGATGAATATATACGTATTATTAAACAAAGGTTTGTACAAATCAAGGAGCAAGGGGAGGGCGCTTTTCAACAGTTGAATGAATCGGATATACATTGGACATTGAATGAGGCTTCCAATAGTATTGCTGTCATTGTGAAACATTTACGAGGCAATATGCTGTCAAGATGGACGGATTTTTTAACAACTGACGGAGAGAAAAGTAATCGACATCGAGATCAGGAATTTATTAACACTGTCGATTCAAAACAGCATATGCTTACTTTGTGGAATGAGGGCTGGTCTGTCTTATTTGCAGCATTAGAACAGTTAACGGCTGCGGATTTGAAAAAAAATGTAAGGATTCGCGAACAGCCCATTTTAGTTTTAGATGCGATTGAAAGACAGCTTGCTCATTATGCTTCCCACGTTGGACAAATTATGTTAATTGGCAAGCAGCGAAAGGGAAATGAATGGAAAAGCTTAAGCATTCCTAAAGGGAAATCTGAAGAGCATTTAAAAGAAATGAAGCAAAAATATAATAAATAG